Proteins encoded by one window of Chryseobacterium foetidum:
- a CDS encoding L-threonylcarbamoyladenylate synthase — MAKILRIYPDNPQENLINEVIKTLNNGGLIIYPSDTIYALGCNIFDIKAMEKLAQIKKQKLEKAKFSIICNDLSHLSDFTRPIDTSVFRFLKSHLPGPFTFILEANKSLPLAYKNHKTIGIRVPDHPIPQLIVEKLGHPIASTSIHDDDEIIEYSTDPELIAEKYDHLVDIVIDSGYGDNVASTIVDLTSGEPEIIRQGKGIV, encoded by the coding sequence ATGGCTAAAATACTCAGAATCTACCCCGACAATCCTCAGGAAAACCTTATCAACGAGGTCATTAAAACCCTGAACAACGGCGGACTCATCATCTACCCGTCTGATACAATCTATGCTTTGGGATGCAATATTTTCGACATCAAAGCCATGGAAAAACTTGCACAAATCAAAAAGCAGAAGCTAGAGAAAGCAAAATTCTCAATTATCTGTAATGATTTGAGCCACCTTTCTGATTTTACAAGACCTATTGACACTTCAGTTTTCAGGTTTTTGAAAAGCCACCTTCCGGGACCTTTCACTTTTATTCTGGAAGCCAACAAAAGTCTACCTTTAGCCTATAAAAATCACAAAACAATCGGGATCAGAGTTCCTGATCATCCGATTCCGCAGCTGATTGTGGAGAAACTGGGACATCCTATTGCCTCCACTTCCATTCACGATGATGACGAAATCATCGAATATTCTACCGATCCGGAACTGATTGCCGAGAAATATGATCATCTGGTTGACATCGTAATTGATTCCGGATATGGCGATAATGTTGCGTCTACGATTGTTGACCTGACATCGGGGGAACCGGAAATTATCCGTCAGGGAAAAGGTATTGTTTAG
- the yaaA gene encoding peroxide stress protein YaaA has translation MKLITSPAKLMNVENTTDLLRSSTPKFIDDAAHIHKYLKEKTPKYLSDLMDISPKLADENWERNQKWNAKPTAKNSAPAMFAFTGEVYRGLDAKTLDKKAVDYLQKNYRILSGLYGLLKPSDKVMLYRLEMGRPFEFEEYKNLYSFWTDKVTEQLNSELKKNEIVLNLASNEYFKVIDKKKLNHQVIDFDFYELKNGKPKTIVVYTKHARGLVVRFCAETNAKNLNDVKAFNYEGYRIDEEKSTDTNLVFVR, from the coding sequence ATGAAACTTATTACTTCGCCAGCCAAATTGATGAATGTAGAAAATACGACTGATCTTCTGAGATCTTCTACGCCGAAATTCATTGATGACGCAGCACATATTCACAAATATTTAAAGGAGAAAACACCGAAATATCTTTCAGATTTAATGGATATTTCGCCAAAACTCGCTGACGAGAACTGGGAAAGAAATCAAAAATGGAATGCCAAACCGACAGCAAAAAATTCCGCGCCGGCAATGTTTGCCTTTACGGGCGAGGTTTACAGAGGTTTAGATGCGAAAACTCTGGATAAAAAAGCGGTGGATTATCTTCAGAAAAATTACAGAATTCTTTCCGGATTGTACGGTTTGCTGAAACCTTCGGATAAAGTAATGCTTTACCGTCTTGAAATGGGTCGGCCGTTTGAATTTGAAGAGTATAAAAATCTTTATTCGTTCTGGACAGACAAAGTGACTGAACAGCTGAATTCTGAATTAAAAAAGAATGAAATTGTTCTCAATCTTGCGAGCAATGAGTACTTTAAAGTGATTGATAAAAAGAAACTCAATCATCAGGTCATCGATTTTGATTTTTATGAATTGAAAAACGGAAAGCCAAAAACAATCGTTGTTTACACGAAACACGCAAGAGGTTTGGTCGTAAGGTTTTGTGCTGAAACCAACGCAAAAAATTTAAATGATGTAAAAGCTTTCAACTATGAAGGCTACAGGATTGATGAGGAAAAATCTACAGATACTAACTTGGTTTTTGTGAGGTAA
- a CDS encoding RHS repeat domain-containing protein: MKVLTELLQFALKLVFTMSFMVCCSQEKKILSINGFLDNDTYNSAYEDTIKYTSKNIFSVTEYKKPQNKGSISARFNGIPYTKQTYTEYLQDGRKKYSQYRSSETFITEKFHYDKNELILKETAESKYGNSYKWLFYNPDGLLDEEIYYKSDQRKKNFFEGYTKYHYSSDEKKTNVKIMDYGYDSLANEEKYEFEFPILTKTTPLYQSKVHEYRWINGKYQPTKIKDYIVENRDVTFEYDESGRLTSEIWYQNHNSLENKTEFSYSDNYKNQTEQQYHILGTEKSTKITRKYDEHKNLVFEQSIEYTGHPLSENTFEYVYDKQGNWTSKKHFRKDVDSGINAEKELIDYEYREIKYYNSATVQRNFKLPELPEIANSIRNNIPKIAIHKKKKIEDFDTAVKNGDFETQINLKKAKNIEDFTPEFWTLKAKEFGNLDDEAGDEAVCVYETPIEGDLGFEQALVIFKKAGEDWTLWHQSTKPVLSTAHGGMMGNPFEGISIRNKTIIVSHFGGSRQKWSYTHRYRFQNQNWYLIGASVNFGSPCDYFDSLDYNLSTGIAVFEHSSEDCSDNIDKPKTSRWKETVSKKIQLPLMDEFSVGENRIELKTRKTEMFY, from the coding sequence ATGAAAGTCCTGACTGAACTGTTACAATTCGCCCTAAAACTTGTTTTCACAATGAGTTTCATGGTTTGCTGTTCGCAGGAAAAGAAAATCCTTTCAATCAACGGATTTCTTGACAATGATACTTATAACAGTGCTTACGAGGACACAATAAAATATACTTCAAAAAATATTTTCTCTGTAACTGAATATAAAAAACCCCAGAATAAAGGGAGCATTTCTGCCAGATTCAACGGAATTCCTTACACGAAGCAGACCTATACAGAGTATTTACAGGATGGAAGGAAAAAGTACAGTCAATACAGATCTTCTGAAACATTTATAACTGAGAAATTTCACTATGATAAGAATGAGTTGATTCTGAAAGAAACTGCTGAAAGTAAATATGGAAATTCTTACAAATGGCTTTTCTATAATCCTGACGGACTTTTAGATGAAGAAATTTATTATAAATCTGATCAGAGAAAGAAAAATTTCTTTGAAGGCTACACCAAATATCATTATTCTTCAGATGAGAAAAAAACTAATGTTAAAATAATGGATTACGGTTATGATTCTTTGGCCAACGAAGAAAAATACGAATTTGAATTCCCGATACTTACTAAAACAACTCCTCTTTACCAATCCAAAGTTCATGAATACCGTTGGATCAACGGAAAATATCAACCTACTAAAATAAAAGATTACATTGTAGAAAATCGTGACGTAACCTTTGAATACGATGAAAGCGGTCGTTTGACATCGGAAATTTGGTATCAGAATCACAACAGTCTTGAAAATAAAACCGAATTTTCTTATTCAGACAATTATAAGAACCAAACCGAACAGCAATATCATATTTTAGGAACTGAAAAGTCTACGAAAATAACCCGAAAATATGATGAGCACAAAAACCTGGTTTTTGAGCAAAGTATAGAATACACAGGGCATCCTCTGAGCGAAAATACGTTTGAATACGTATACGATAAACAGGGAAACTGGACCTCAAAAAAACATTTCAGAAAAGATGTGGATTCGGGAATTAATGCAGAAAAAGAACTTATAGATTATGAATATCGTGAGATAAAATACTACAATTCTGCCACTGTTCAAAGAAATTTTAAGTTACCTGAACTTCCTGAAATAGCAAATTCGATACGAAACAATATTCCTAAAATTGCAATTCATAAGAAAAAGAAAATTGAAGATTTTGATACCGCAGTAAAAAACGGCGATTTCGAAACCCAGATCAATCTGAAAAAAGCCAAAAATATTGAAGATTTTACTCCGGAATTCTGGACTTTAAAAGCCAAAGAATTTGGTAATCTGGATGACGAAGCCGGCGATGAAGCCGTTTGCGTTTATGAAACTCCAATTGAAGGAGATTTGGGATTCGAACAGGCACTTGTAATCTTTAAGAAAGCAGGTGAAGACTGGACTTTGTGGCATCAATCTACCAAACCCGTACTGTCTACAGCCCACGGCGGAATGATGGGAAATCCGTTTGAGGGAATCAGCATTCGAAATAAAACAATAATTGTAAGTCATTTTGGCGGAAGCAGGCAAAAATGGAGTTACACCCATCGGTACAGATTTCAAAATCAAAACTGGTACCTCATTGGTGCAAGCGTAAATTTCGGTTCGCCGTGCGATTACTTTGACTCTTTAGATTACAATTTATCGACGGGAATCGCCGTGTTTGAGCACAGTTCGGAAGACTGCAGTGATAATATAGACAAACCGAAAACAAGCCGCTGGAAAGAAACAGTCAGCAAAAAAATACAGTTGCCTCTGATGGATGAATTTTCTGTCGGTGAAAACAGAATTGAACTAAAAACAAGAAAAACAGAGATGTTTTATTAG
- the prmC gene encoding peptide chain release factor N(5)-glutamine methyltransferase, which produces MTFSDLKKHFIQQLSEIYSESESGFIFQIFAESIFELNAVQQRQFSDENVSEDIQIQFENIISDLKTGKPYLQILGETEFYGMMFFVDENVLIPRPETEELLEIAIQKISRLRQAQPDTKLPQLLNPKTLEPSDSQTPEYSHPKTPKLSNPQTLKILDIGTGSGIIPLVLKKHFPDAEVSSIDFSEKALETAKRNAEFHDLNINFIHADYLNLDLNENFDVIISNPPYIGVDEETEIADSVKEFEPKMALFSPTSDALIFYRKIADDCGKYLNRNGLVFLEINQKLGQETLDLYQNLAHSELVQDLSGNDRFVFGIR; this is translated from the coding sequence ATGACATTTTCAGATTTAAAAAAACATTTTATACAGCAACTTTCAGAGATTTATTCCGAATCTGAAAGCGGTTTTATTTTTCAGATATTTGCTGAGTCAATTTTTGAATTGAATGCAGTTCAGCAGCGGCAGTTTTCTGATGAAAATGTTTCGGAAGATATTCAGATTCAATTTGAAAACATTATTTCAGATTTGAAAACCGGAAAACCGTATCTACAGATTTTAGGCGAAACCGAATTTTATGGAATGATGTTTTTTGTGGATGAAAACGTTTTAATTCCAAGACCTGAAACTGAGGAATTGCTGGAAATTGCTATTCAAAAAATTTCAAGGCTTCGACAAGCTCAGCCTGACACGAAGCTCCCGCAACTTTTAAACCCTAAAACCCTGGAACCCTCTGACTCTCAAACCCCAGAGTACTCCCACCCTAAAACCCCCAAACTCTCAAACCCTCAAACCCTCAAAATCCTCGACATCGGAACCGGCAGCGGCATCATTCCTTTGGTTTTGAAGAAGCATTTTCCCGACGCAGAAGTTTCTTCCATCGATTTTTCTGAAAAAGCTCTGGAAACGGCAAAGAGAAATGCAGAATTTCATGATTTGAATATTAATTTTATTCATGCAGATTATTTAAATTTAGATTTAAATGAAAATTTCGACGTCATTATTTCAAATCCACCGTACATCGGAGTAGATGAAGAAACGGAAATCGCTGATTCTGTAAAAGAATTTGAGCCGAAAATGGCTCTTTTTTCTCCAACTTCAGATGCTTTGATTTTTTACAGAAAAATTGCGGATGACTGCGGAAAATATTTAAATAGAAACGGTTTGGTTTTCCTTGAAATCAATCAGAAACTGGGTCAGGAAACTTTAGATTTATATCAAAATTTAGCGCATTCTGAGCTGGTTCAAGATCTGAGCGGAAATGACCGTTTCGTTTTTGGAATTAGATAA
- a CDS encoding rhomboid family intramembrane serine protease, with protein MNIIILIIALTCIASFAAPAGSPNFEKFKFNVGAIKYSKEYVRLLSAGFLHADFIHLALNMYVLYMFGPYVLEAFGLVGFLLIYIGSILVGNLFSLLIYKNQGWYSAIGASGGVAGIIFAGVSLDPDVIRIGIIFLPSAFALPGYIFGLLYFGYSVYSMLNPRSNDNIGHAAHLGGAFFGLLISVSMFPQLAMENALFLFIMSLPLLYLAFEIFVRKKIG; from the coding sequence ATGAACATCATTATTTTAATCATAGCACTCACCTGTATTGCGAGCTTCGCCGCTCCCGCAGGATCCCCGAACTTTGAAAAATTCAAGTTTAATGTGGGAGCCATTAAGTACAGTAAAGAATATGTAAGATTGCTTTCAGCAGGCTTTCTACACGCCGATTTTATCCATCTTGCTCTGAATATGTATGTTCTGTACATGTTTGGACCCTATGTTTTGGAAGCTTTTGGGCTCGTCGGCTTTCTTCTCATTTATATTGGGTCAATCTTGGTGGGAAATCTTTTTTCATTATTAATCTACAAGAACCAAGGCTGGTATTCGGCTATAGGAGCAAGTGGAGGTGTTGCCGGAATTATATTTGCCGGAGTTTCTCTAGATCCTGACGTAATTAGAATTGGAATTATTTTTCTTCCGTCTGCATTTGCATTGCCTGGTTACATTTTTGGCCTGCTTTATTTTGGTTATTCAGTTTACAGCATGTTGAATCCCAGAAGCAACGATAATATCGGTCACGCAGCACATTTAGGCGGAGCTTTTTTTGGTTTACTTATTTCAGTTTCGATGTTTCCACAGTTGGCTATGGAAAATGCGTTATTTTTATTCATTATGTCGCTGCCGTTGCTTTATTTGGCATTCGAAATATTTGTAAGAAAAAAAATCGGTTAA
- a CDS encoding DNA gyrase/topoisomerase IV subunit A produces MNEEHSHESESLKKVSGLYKDWFLDYASYVILDRAIPSVFDGFKPVQRRIMHSMRELEDGRYNKVANIVGNTMKYHPHGDASITDAMVGIGQRELLIDTQGNWGNIYTGDSAAAARYIEARLTPFALEVVFNPKTTVWSKSYDGRNNEPVDLPVKFPLLLAQGVEGIGVGLSTKILPHNFNELINASVAYLKGKKFEIYPDFLTAGFLDVSEYNDGHRGGKVRARAKISQSDKNTLVITEIPFSKNTSDLIDSILKANERGKIKIKKIEDNTSDKVEILIHLHNDVSPDKTIDALYAFTDCQVTISPNACVIVGDKPMFLNVSEILKMNTDHTVSLLKKELEIELHELQESWHFSSLERIFIENRIYHDIEEVETWEDVLQTIDDGLKPHTAHLLRAVTQEDILRLTEIRIKRISRFDLDKFKENIAALEGKIEQVRFNLANLIQYAVDYYLNIQKKYGKGRERRTELRIFDTIDATKVAVANEKFYANFEEGFIGTSLKKDQYLFDCSDIDDIITFRKDGRMKVVKVEPKTFIGKDILHVAIWKKNDKRTVYNMIYREGREGPYYMKRFSVTGVTRNTDYPLASDKKFSETLYFSANPNGEAETVSVLLKPNPRIRKNKMDIDFSELAIKGRDSKGNLVTKYSIKKVDLKEEGVSTLAPRKIWYDDTVRRLNADVRGTFLGNFKGDDKILTVNTNGEAKLVSFDLGNRFDDEYLILEKWKPEQPVTCIYYDGEKDMYFIKRFLFENNTHIQTFMPSEHPKSFIENVIVSNGATAEIIFAKDKGKDRDPETINIDEFISVKGIKAIGNQFTKFKVKTINITVPEPVEEEPEVYEEPDFAPSQDDEGGMIGDLFQEGEN; encoded by the coding sequence ATGAATGAAGAACACTCTCACGAAAGTGAAAGCCTGAAAAAAGTTTCAGGACTCTACAAAGACTGGTTTCTTGATTATGCATCTTATGTAATTTTAGACAGAGCAATACCCTCTGTCTTTGATGGTTTTAAACCCGTACAGCGCCGAATCATGCATTCTATGCGTGAGCTGGAAGACGGACGTTACAACAAAGTCGCCAACATTGTCGGAAACACCATGAAGTATCACCCACACGGCGATGCTTCCATTACGGATGCCATGGTGGGAATCGGGCAACGTGAATTATTAATCGATACTCAGGGAAACTGGGGGAATATTTATACCGGAGATTCTGCAGCAGCAGCGAGATATATTGAAGCAAGACTGACTCCGTTTGCGCTCGAAGTTGTTTTTAATCCTAAAACCACCGTTTGGTCTAAATCCTATGACGGAAGAAATAACGAACCGGTTGATTTACCTGTAAAATTTCCATTGCTTCTGGCGCAGGGTGTTGAAGGAATCGGCGTTGGACTTTCCACGAAAATTCTTCCGCATAATTTCAACGAATTAATCAATGCTTCAGTTGCTTATCTTAAAGGAAAAAAGTTTGAAATCTATCCTGATTTTCTAACCGCCGGATTTCTTGATGTATCAGAATACAACGATGGGCACAGAGGCGGAAAGGTGAGAGCCAGAGCCAAAATTTCGCAGAGTGATAAAAACACTTTGGTGATTACAGAGATCCCATTCTCAAAAAATACATCAGATCTTATTGATTCTATCCTGAAAGCCAATGAACGAGGAAAAATTAAGATCAAAAAAATTGAAGACAATACTTCGGATAAAGTTGAAATTTTAATCCACCTTCACAACGATGTTTCTCCCGATAAGACGATTGATGCTCTCTATGCATTTACCGACTGTCAGGTGACGATTTCTCCTAATGCCTGCGTGATTGTTGGTGATAAGCCGATGTTTTTGAATGTTTCGGAAATTCTGAAAATGAATACCGATCATACGGTTTCCCTTCTCAAAAAAGAACTTGAAATCGAGCTTCATGAATTGCAGGAAAGCTGGCATTTTTCTTCACTGGAGAGAATTTTTATTGAAAACCGGATTTACCATGATATTGAAGAGGTTGAAACATGGGAAGATGTTCTTCAAACCATTGATGATGGATTAAAACCTCACACAGCACACCTTCTGAGAGCTGTGACGCAGGAAGATATTTTAAGATTAACGGAAATCAGAATCAAAAGGATTTCAAGATTCGATTTAGATAAATTTAAAGAAAATATCGCTGCATTGGAAGGTAAGATTGAGCAGGTGAGATTTAATCTCGCCAATTTGATTCAGTATGCGGTTGATTACTATTTAAACATCCAGAAAAAATACGGAAAAGGCAGAGAAAGAAGAACTGAACTCAGAATTTTTGATACTATTGATGCAACAAAAGTTGCGGTAGCCAACGAGAAATTTTACGCCAATTTTGAAGAAGGTTTTATCGGAACTTCGCTAAAAAAAGATCAGTATTTATTCGACTGTTCAGACATCGACGACATCATTACTTTCAGAAAAGACGGGCGCATGAAAGTGGTAAAAGTAGAACCTAAAACGTTCATCGGAAAAGATATTCTGCACGTCGCCATCTGGAAGAAAAACGATAAACGAACGGTTTACAATATGATCTACCGTGAAGGCAGGGAAGGACCTTATTACATGAAGCGTTTTTCTGTGACCGGCGTCACACGAAATACAGATTATCCTTTGGCCTCAGATAAAAAATTCTCAGAAACGCTTTATTTCTCGGCAAATCCGAATGGTGAGGCGGAAACGGTAAGTGTTTTGCTTAAACCAAACCCGAGAATCAGAAAGAATAAAATGGACATTGATTTTTCTGAACTGGCGATCAAAGGAAGGGATTCCAAAGGAAATCTGGTTACCAAATATTCCATCAAAAAGGTGGATTTAAAGGAAGAAGGTGTGTCCACATTAGCTCCGAGAAAAATCTGGTACGATGATACCGTGAGAAGGCTGAATGCAGACGTTCGCGGAACTTTCTTAGGTAATTTCAAGGGAGATGATAAAATTCTGACAGTCAATACGAACGGAGAAGCCAAACTGGTTTCATTCGATCTTGGAAACCGTTTTGATGATGAATATTTAATTCTCGAAAAATGGAAACCGGAGCAGCCTGTAACGTGTATTTATTACGATGGCGAGAAGGATATGTATTTCATCAAAAGGTTTTTATTTGAAAACAATACGCATATCCAGACCTTTATGCCATCGGAACATCCGAAATCATTCATTGAAAATGTAATCGTGAGCAACGGAGCAACAGCGGAAATTATTTTTGCCAAAGACAAAGGCAAAGACCGTGACCCTGAAACCATCAACATTGACGAATTTATTTCAGTAAAAGGAATTAAGGCCATCGGAAATCAGTTCACTAAATTTAAAGTGAAAACTATTAATATAACTGTTCCCGAGCCTGTAGAGGAGGAGCCTGAAGTGTATGAAGAGCCCGATTTTGCGCCATCTCAGGACGATGAAGGCGGAATGATAGGTGATCTGTTTCAGGAGGGAGAAAATTAA
- a CDS encoding DNA topoisomerase IV subunit B, producing MPQDLQPNYNEENIRTLEPREHVRLRPGMYIGKLGDGSSVDDGIYILLKEVLDNSIDEFRMKAGKRIDVKIKDGTVTVRDYGRGIPLGKIVDVVSIMNTGGKYDDGAFKKSIGLNGVGTKAVNFLSTYFKVKSVREGKMRIAEFREGRLDILHEEAETSERNGTEITFLPDESIFINFKFRNEYVAKMLRNYTYLNLGLKIYFNGEVYESQNGLKDLLEEEIDGEIVYPIIHIKDDDMELAITHSDKSQSETYFSFVNGQYTSQGGTHLNAFKEAYVKTIREFFNKNFEATDIRKAIIGAVYINVGNPVFESQTKTKLGSATMGQDKDGKELETIKTFVINYLKNKLDNYLHKNPEIAEALQRKILISERERKELSGIQKLARERAKKVSLHNKKLRDCRQHYNDQKAERKAETQIFITEGDSASGSITKSRDVETQAVFSLKGKPLNCYGLTKKVVYENEEFNLLQAALNIEESLEDLRYNQVIIATDADVDGMHIRLLMITFFLQFFPDVIKNGHLYILQTPLFRVRNKKETRYCYSELERVKALNELGKNPEITRFKGLGEISPDEFKNFIGKDIRLEPVVLGKDQTIDQLLEFYMGKNTPDRQTFILENLVVEDDSEIDKKEIISEAI from the coding sequence ATGCCACAAGATTTACAGCCGAATTATAACGAAGAAAATATCCGAACCCTCGAACCCCGCGAGCACGTAAGGCTTAGGCCGGGAATGTACATCGGGAAGCTGGGAGACGGTTCTTCGGTAGATGACGGAATTTATATTTTACTGAAAGAAGTTCTCGATAATTCCATCGATGAATTCAGAATGAAGGCCGGAAAAAGAATTGATGTGAAAATCAAGGACGGCACTGTAACTGTGCGTGATTATGGCCGTGGAATTCCGTTGGGAAAAATTGTGGACGTGGTTTCCATTATGAACACGGGTGGAAAATATGATGACGGTGCCTTTAAAAAATCTATCGGTCTTAATGGTGTTGGTACAAAGGCTGTTAACTTTCTATCGACCTATTTTAAAGTAAAATCCGTAAGGGAAGGTAAAATGAGAATTGCAGAATTCCGTGAGGGAAGGCTGGATATTCTTCATGAAGAAGCTGAAACTTCCGAGCGAAACGGAACAGAAATTACTTTTCTGCCTGACGAGAGCATTTTTATCAACTTCAAATTCAGAAATGAGTATGTTGCCAAAATGCTCCGCAATTATACGTATCTGAATTTAGGTTTAAAAATATATTTTAACGGAGAAGTCTACGAATCTCAAAACGGTTTGAAAGACTTGTTGGAAGAGGAAATCGACGGCGAAATCGTCTATCCTATTATTCACATTAAGGATGATGATATGGAACTTGCGATCACGCATTCAGACAAATCTCAGTCTGAAACCTATTTTTCATTTGTTAACGGACAGTACACTTCGCAGGGCGGAACGCATTTGAACGCTTTTAAAGAAGCTTATGTGAAAACCATCCGTGAGTTTTTCAATAAAAATTTTGAAGCTACCGATATCAGAAAAGCCATTATCGGAGCGGTTTACATCAACGTTGGAAATCCGGTTTTTGAATCTCAGACCAAAACCAAACTGGGTTCTGCAACAATGGGTCAGGATAAAGATGGTAAAGAATTGGAGACGATTAAAACCTTTGTTATCAATTATTTAAAAAATAAACTTGATAATTACCTTCATAAAAACCCTGAAATTGCCGAGGCTCTCCAACGCAAAATATTAATTTCTGAAAGAGAAAGAAAAGAACTTTCCGGAATTCAGAAACTGGCGAGAGAAAGAGCAAAAAAAGTTTCGCTTCACAATAAAAAACTTCGTGACTGCAGACAGCATTACAACGACCAGAAAGCAGAGAGAAAAGCTGAAACTCAGATATTTATTACCGAAGGAGATTCTGCATCAGGTTCCATCACAAAGTCAAGAGATGTGGAAACTCAGGCTGTATTTTCGTTAAAAGGAAAACCTTTAAACTGCTATGGTTTAACCAAAAAAGTAGTGTATGAAAATGAAGAATTTAACCTTCTTCAGGCGGCTCTGAATATCGAAGAAAGTCTTGAAGATCTCAGATACAATCAGGTGATTATTGCCACCGATGCCGATGTGGACGGTATGCACATCAGATTGCTGATGATTACGTTTTTTCTTCAGTTTTTCCCTGATGTGATTAAAAATGGACATTTGTATATTCTTCAGACGCCACTCTTCAGGGTACGAAATAAAAAAGAGACAAGATATTGCTATTCTGAACTCGAAAGGGTAAAGGCTTTGAATGAATTAGGGAAAAATCCGGAGATTACGAGATTTAAAGGTCTTGGAGAGATTTCCCCTGATGAGTTTAAAAATTTTATTGGAAAAGATATCCGTCTGGAGCCTGTGGTTCTAGGAAAAGATCAGACCATCGATCAGCTTCTGGAATTTTACATGGGAAAAAATACGCCCGACAGACAGACTTTTATCCTCGAGAACCTTGTAGTGGAAGACGATTCTGAAATTGACAAAAAAGAAATTATTTCAGAAGCGATTTAA